AAATATTCCATACCGATGTGACTCCCTGTCACTTTTGGATGTCTTGTGTGAGAATGAGTTTGAGGGGGACACAACCAAACAGATGCAGCCATGGCACAGGTCAACTTTTACAAGGGAGCGCCACCTCAATGGCTGAACTTCTACGAGGCTGAACGAAAAACAGCTGTGGATTCAACCTTCATAAAGAGGGATGGATACAGTAACTTAAAAAAGCTGATTCAAGGTAAGCGAAAAAATCCTCGCAGCATTGCCATTTTCAAGCTTTTGCACGAGCCAAGCAGTGGGGGGTCCACCCTAGCCATGCAGGTGCTCTGGGACCTGAGGAAAAGGCATAGGTGTGCAGTCTTAAAAGAATCAACGGGGGCAAACAGCACCGCTATCGCCGACCAAGTAATAAACCTTTTCAAGGCAGGAGATTCACAAAACACTGTGCTCCTCTTGCTTGAGGATGAGGACATGGCGGATTGCCTGATGAGAGAAATTGCAGAGAGAAAGGTTACGTCGAAAGTTCCTGTCCTCATCATGTTAAACTGTGTGCGTAAGTCTTTTATCGCGGAACATGACGATCCAACAACCAGAATTGCAGTGATCCTTAGAAGACAGCTCTCTAAAGAAGAGAAACAAAAATTCAGCAATAAGCTAAAGGTGATCTGTAAGCTCTATGCAGACCAGCATACCAAGTTCCATGGTTTCAAAATAATGTGTGGAAATTTCCGTAAAATATACATCCAGGATAGTGTTAAGGCTTGTGTTAATAAACATTTGTCGAAGCCCCGAAACCCACTCTTCCATTCTTGTCATTGCTAAATTTCTACGTCCCTGGATCCTACCTTCTAGAGTCTGAATGTGCGGAATTCCCTGATGCAAGGTCTCAAGACTTTGAAAGTAGAACGCACCCTTTCAATGACCTCATAGTCACTTTCTCCGGACAAGAGGAAGACAATAAACGTGTCCGGATGAAGCATCCAATGATAGCTGATCAGTGTGTCAAGTTACTGGCTAAGTCCCGTGTGACCAGGGGTGACACAACAAGAAACTTCTTGAAGTACTTTTGTGAGGCAGAGGTGCCACAACATTTGGTGCCCGTCATCAAAGACATGCTAACAAAGCGGGAAATCACAGAAGCAAAAGCACTAGTGGACGAACAGCAGAACGCAGAAGAGGAAACACAGGATTCCTTTTCCAAACTGATTCAAGATATAAAGACGTATGAAGGATTAGAAATGTGTGAACACATTCTGAAAGAAGCAGTGGATAAGTTTGAGGCAAATCCTTTTTTCCCTCAAGCTCTAGCACGCCTCTACTACATTGAAATTCAAAACTACGAAAAAGCTGAATATTGTGCTTTAAAGGCTAAAAAGAGGGCTCCCAACAATTCCTTCATCGCAGATACTCTTGGGCAAGTTCACAAGGGCAATTTAAGAAAGAAGATAGGACACACACCGTGTCCACCTGCATGTGAGATTTTGGAAATAGCAGGAAAGGCTATAACCGCTTTCAAAGAAGAGGAGAAGGCTGCAGAAAAAGAAGTGGAACTAGAATCAAAGAGTTTCAATGACAGGGGAAGATTTGGCTATCTACAAGTGGCTAACTATCTTTTTGAGGCACTCACAAAGTGTGATAATAGGTGGAAAGACATTCTCACAGGGAAAAAGCAAACTCCCTACATAGCTGATGATTTTCCCGGAGGAAAACTCAATGAGTATTTTCCTCTCATTGCACAACTCAAAGACGGAGTGAAGAAAAGGTATGAGTTCTTTGAAAAGTACCTGACTTACTCAAAGCCCAAAATaggaagagaggaaccagggtaCTTCCATGATGATGTTATCGGTTGCTACCAGAAATACACTGGAATGATGCCAATCAGCTTTCCTGGACTGCTCTCATGTCTTGATCAAAAGAAAATTGATCCTAACTTGCAGTGGATGGAACAGCACTACAGAACAATCAATGGTGAAAAAAGGTCAGATGCCCAAGCTACTCAAAACTACATTCTTGTCAACATCCTTCTGAGCCAAAAGGAAGTAAGACGTCAAACGAGAACCATGCCTCTACAAACCTTACAAGACATGCTAAAGAAATATGTCAGTAAACAGATTGGCCAACCCACTGAATTTCATCTCTTGGCTTTGATGTTGTTTTGGCCTGAGGGTGGGGCCACCCACAACTTTCCCTATGAACAAACCATTGATCTCCTGAGAGGGTCCTTTGAGTGGGACCTCAGTAAGTACTTCCGCTTCAGGTACCTTGTTCCATTGTTCCTACTCGGAAATGGTCAGGGTTTAAGCAGACTGGTCCACAAATCAAGAGTGGACATTCTGATCATGAATAACCTTTCCCCAAAGCAGAAGAACAGAAAACTGGGTAAACTGTGGAGCAGTGGAAAGATATGGGAACTTGAAGCAATCAAGGGTCATTTACATAGGCTCAGGGGCGTAGTCGAACAATATGAAATATTCCTGAACATTGCAGACAACAGAATCAAGATTTTCCCGGATCAATTGGCCAGCATTCGGAATCCTGGACCAGTTTCGTTCTACCTTGGCTTCAACATCGGAGGACCCGTGGCCTTCAACATCATATATGACTCCAAGTGAAACATTAGCATCTGAGAAAATCTCAAAGTCAGTCTTCCATGTTAGACATCCAAACAGTAGAgtctaacacactgtatatatttcGGCATCAACAAAATTAAAATATACCTAGTTTACTTATTATACCTGTAACAAGCATGTGACAGCATGCTTGTATTGTGAGACCAATGAGTCAAGACAAAATAAATAAAGTGACATGTAAGGGGAAGTTGTGAACATGTTATTGTAATATCTTTGAAATGTTGACATGAatgtgtttatactgtattatgtgATAACTACAGCACATTAAATCACTGCATTGTAAAAAAGAAAAGGGCCAGTAGGTAGCCCAGCTATCTGAAGGGCTGCGGTGTTCAGATCCTGACAACAATTCCCTACTGTTTGGCCTTTGAGCAGTACATGCTTTCTACGTAGAAACACTGCACTGCAACTGTGTGTATGAGATGTGTCCTATCTGAGGGAGTTGAGCAATCAGAGGACAAATGTTCACTGATTACACATACAA
Above is a genomic segment from Oncorhynchus masou masou isolate Uvic2021 chromosome 23, UVic_Omas_1.1, whole genome shotgun sequence containing:
- the LOC135510397 gene encoding LOW QUALITY PROTEIN: sterile alpha motif domain-containing protein 9-like (The sequence of the model RefSeq protein was modified relative to this genomic sequence to represent the inferred CDS: deleted 2 bases in 1 codon; substituted 1 base at 1 genomic stop codon), producing the protein MAQVNFYKGAPPQWLNFYEAERKTAVDSTFIKRDGYSNLKKLIQGKRKNPRSIAIFKLLHEPSSGGSTLAMQVLWDLRKRHRCAVLKESTGANSTAIADQVINLFKAGDSQNTVLLLLEDEDMADCLMREIAERKVTSKVPVLIMLNCVRKSFIAEHDDPTTRIAVILRRQLSKEEKQKFSNKLKVICKLYADQHTKFHGFKIMCGNFRKIYIQDSVKACVNKHLSKPRNPLFHSCHXNFYVPGSYLLESECAEFPDARSQDFESRTHPFNDLIVTFSGQEEDNKRVRMKHPMIADQCVKLLAKSRVTRGDTTRNFLKYFCEAEVPQHLVPVIKDMLTKREITEAKALVDEQQNAEEETQDSFSKLIQDIKTYEGLEMCEHILKEAVDKFEANPFFPQALARLYYIEIQNYEKAEYCALKAKKRAPNNSFIADTLGQVHKGNLRKKIGHTPCPPACEILEIAGKAITAFKEEEKAAEKEVELESKSFNDRGRFGYLQVANYLFEALTKCDNRWKDILTGKKQTPYIADDFPGGKLNEYFPLIAQLKDGVKKRYEFFEKYLTYSKPKIGREEPGYFHDDVIGCYQKYTGMMPISFPGLLSCLDQKKIDPNLQWMEQHYRTINGEKRSDAQATQNYILVNILLSQKEVRRQTRTMPLQTLQDMLKKYVSKQIGQPTEFHLLALMLFWPEGGATHNFPYEQTIDLLRGSFEWDLSKYFRFRYLVPLFLLGNGQGLSRLVHKSRVDILIMNNLSPKQKNRKLGKLWSSGKIWELEAIKGHLHRLRGVVEQYEIFLNIADNRIKIFPDQLASIRNPGPVSFYLGFNIGGPVAFNIIYDSK